Genomic window (Deltaproteobacteria bacterium):
GAGTATTTTAAGCTTAAAATAATGCAAAAAGTTGGCTACCTAAACAGCCGTTTTGCCCTGCAATGGAAGTATGACCCTGAATCCAATTAAACCCCTATCCCCACAAAAAGAAGAAAGAGGCAAATTACCACATTTTTAAATTACAATGACTAAAGCTTATACATAAAATTGCTTGAATTTTGATGGCATATCCTTGCAACGGTTTTTTAAAATGAATCCTGATATAATTTGAAAGATAAGGGCAAATAAATATGATATCATTTCTTAAGTTCTTGATAATTGTATTCTTAATTTCTATTGAGGTGTTCAGTCAACATGCTTGTCTTGATAGTTATCTAGGCAGTTTTGAAATTGACCAATTTAAGAACTGGAGTTTTTTAAAAAAAACATTATTAGAATCTGGACTGGTTACAGATATTGGTTCAATTAGAGTTGAGTTTGTTGATGCGTCAGCAGGGATTGGAAGTTCGACCTTAAAGAAAATTCAGACTGAATTTTCAGACATTAATGCTGCTCTAGTCGAACGGTTTATTAAAGTAACGTATGTCGATAATAATGGCAATGATCGAACTAAATTTTTTAGTGTAAAAACAGAAAACTATAATTCTAGTAGTAAATGGAAATATTCGATTTTAAGTCATAATAATGAATTCCCCCCTGAAGATGTTTATTTGGATTTAGTTTTTGGAAAGAAAATCAATGATTCTTTTAAAATTTTATCCAGCATAAGACTTGAGATAGAGACTGTTCACAAGAAAATCATAAATTCAACTGCAGTCAATAATTATATTTTGGGAGATAAATTATTTTCTTTAAGTAATGAAATGAAACGACTAGCTGCTAAAAACTCTAGTTCTAATTTATCGCCTGATATTGTCGAATTTATAACCAAATGGAATAACTTCAAGAGACTAAATTTTCCAAATCAGGAAACAATCAAGCTTTCAAAATCTTTAGTTGAACATGCAATAAAAAGCAGATATTTCGAGGATGCAGGAGGCAACAATACAGTTACACCAACTTCCGCGAATTTTGTCGAATGGTTAAATTCAGCCTCAGTTTTCTTAAAGTTTTATACTCCTTTGTTGGGAACTAGTGTCGTTGAAAAAAATGAGAATTTTGTAAAATTCGAATTTACAGGAATGATTTCAAGAGAAATTTCGAAATCATTTGTCGAAAGAAAACTTAAGCTGATAAATTTATTAGAATTTTCAAATGTAGAAATTACTTCTTTAAAAGATTCCTCATTAAATCATGTTTCTATAAAATTTTCTAACATTTCTTTATTAAGACAAAATGAGCTTAAAAACTTGGTAACATTTTTCAATAGCCTTGAATTCTTTTTTGAAAGTGAATCAAATCAGGGCCAAGCCCTCAGTTGGAACCGTTTAGAGGTCATCTCTTATTTAAAAAAGAAAAGTAGAAAAAATTTACAAAGATTAAATTCTTTAGATAAGAAAATAATGTTTATTAGAAAAGCCTATCTGGAATTTTATAGAAATAAAACCAGATCACTTAATTTTTCAGATTTAACTTACAATAAATCTAAAATTTCAAATCAGGAGGTTCTTCAATTTTTAGAAGAAGTCTTTCCTAATCTTTCAGTAGAAGAGAATCAGATTATTACCACAAGAAAAAATCAAAATATAAAAGATTTTTTGTCTTCGCTTAAACTGTGATTAAAACCTTAGGCGTAGACGTTTAGATTTAAGTAGTTTTTTCCATTAAACAGTCTTCTTTGTTTGTGTTCCTATAAATACATATTTAATTTTTCTTCTTAAATTTTATGCAATAAATTTTAATCATTTTTTAATAGATACGGCATTCATCTCGAAGGTCCATGGATTTCTCTATTGAACTTTTGATTTTCCTCCATTTTCTTTAATAATTTTTCGTCTTTACGCTTATGCCATTCTTCAAGAGAAAATGGTTTTTTCATACACAATTCCAAATTAATGGGTTCTTTACCATGACAGTTTATTTTCTTCGTTTCTCTTTCACAAGAATAAACAACTTCGGTATAGGTTATTTCACTGCCTTCGTAGTTTTCGATTTTCATGTGGGCATTTACGATCTTACATTTGTTTTTAACGACCGACCTATCCTTGCCTTTTTCGTCAGCCTTAGCAGAAAACGCAGCGAGAAAAACAAAGGAATAGACCATAATAAATTGAAGCATAATGCCCCCCCTCATCTAAGATTTCTAGTTCAGCTCTCATGTCGGTGGAAAAATGAGGAAGCTAAAGTAGAAATCTTAAGTCTAGCCCAAAGTCGATAATTGATAGCCATTCTTTCTGCGTTTGTTGTTGCCTCATTGCTTCTTTGTGGCATTTTGCCTTTACTTCTTATTGAGGGTAACTAATTTATTTCGTTTTAGGGAGTTCTCCATCATTATAAATGATTTATCTTGATAGGTTAAATCATTTTGGAGTACTCCCTTTTTAGATTCTACCGTATTCAGGACTTTGACGGGGATAATACTTTCATTTGACTTCTACAAAATCCAAATCAACTTATTTCAAATTAAATAAATATATATTTAAATTTTAATCTGATCCTTTCAGCCTTAATCAATTTCAGCAGGGGCCGAGACATTGGTGATAGCAGAACTCCAATCAGAAAGATCAACTAAACTCGAAGTTGTTGAATTGTCGACAACAGCCGATTGCCCTGTTTTATTATAACTAAAGCTTCCAGAAGATGACTCACAGCTATTTACAGGGTCATAGACAATGCTACTTGAAGAAGCCGTAAAATAAGTTGAACTACGAGTTAAAACTTGTTTTTGTACCTTTGTCACCCCGTTATGATTTCCACCAGGTCCTGCCCAATTGCAAATCATACCTGAAATTGAACCAAGAGACGAAGTGCTAACTGTATTTGGACCAAAACCAAAATAGGCCACGGCATTGCTTGCATCTGTGATTTTTACATTTAAAACTCGAGTATGTGAATCCCCTTTACCTGCCTGCCAAGCATATTGGTAAGTTCCAACTCCTGAAGACGGTGTGAAATCTGCTAAAAGGATATTGGCATTATTTCCCCACCCACCATTATTTGAACTGTAAGTTTTTGTTAAATCGACACTGTAATTTGTGGAGCTGACAAAAGGGTTTGCAGAACTGCCACAAAAGTTCGCACTCTTCAGAATGTATTTCATATTTCCAGAAGCTGTTTTTTCATAAATGATAGAGCTGCCATCCACTTGTCCAGAACTTGAACCTGAGCAATTTCCTGCAAAACCAGAATCTTGATTTGAATCAGCAATCGAAACAGAAACTTTGCCCGTAAATGTGGTTTCGTCTTGAACGCCAGCAGGCACGTGTTTTAGCCGAATAAATACCGTCTTTGTTCCTACCGTGGCATTGATTGTTGAAAGATAAACCGGTTTACCGTTTGTATCTGATCCTCGCGCCAAAGTAGCGGAAGTCACTGTGGCAAGTTCATTATTTATTTTTACCTTTCCATTTAAAGCTGTCGTCACCGTGATGGACTCTCCAGCATTCGCAGGAGCTGACAGACCAGCTGTTTTAGCTGCACACAACATGCTAGCTACCGTAAAAAAAGCTGTATCTATTTGCGAAGCAACCCCTTTCATACGGCTATTTAGCTCAGCGGCTGAACAAGCCTCTCCGCTAGATTCAGCTGCGTCCCATAAGCCCAAATCGCCTCCCGGCAAGCTCGAAGGATTCGGTGATAAACTTGTATCGGGATGTGTTCCAGACAATTGAAGATTGGGACCATAGCAATTGGCATTTCCAGAACTGTAAAGATTTATATTAACAGAACAGGCTTCAGAAGTAGCTCCATCTAAGAGAGTGGTAAGGGCTTCTTTTTTCTTGTCAGCAGTATCCCCTGCATCAGCAAGGGTATTAAAATCACTTTCCGTTTTAATCAAGGTGCTTGCAGAGGCGCTTTTCTGAGCGGTAGGTGAAGATATGGCCGCCTCTTCGGGAAAAGCCGCTTTGTACAAAGAGATGACTTCACCTGCAGCACTGCCACCATCAGAACTTTTACTACACGATGCTTGATAGATCATCCCCAAGGCCAAAATCAATATGGCTAAAATTCGTCTTTGAAACATGATGAATTCCTTTCATTTTCTATTATTTCATTTTTTCGCAGATTAAAGAATAAGCAATTTCCTTATGTTGATTCAAGACCAATTGTTTTTTTTGGCCTTTTGTATTTACAAAACCTTTGACTATTTTATTGCTAGATTTTCGGAATCTAACGAAAGTCTTAAAGACTTCAATTGTCAAAATAAAGTCGCAATGATACTAATTTTCTAGATGAAATTATCTTGTCCTGCTTGTGGTGCAGAAATTGTATTTAAATCTCGGTCTTCAACTTTTGGCGTATGTTCGTTTTGTAACTCGACGCTTGTCAGGCACGATAAGGATATCGAAAGCTTGGGTAAAATGAGTGAAATGCCACAGGACCTGAGTCCTTTGAAACTCGGAACGACAGGTGTTTTTGAAAAATCAAATTTTGAGATTGTCGGTCGTCAGCGAATTGGTTGGGAAAATGGGGCTTGGAATGAATGGTACCTGCATTTTGATAATGGCAAAGAGGGTTGGCTTGCTGAGGCTCAAGGATTTTATATGGTGAGTTTTCAAGTTTTTGAAAAAATAAAAATTCCCGATTTGTCGAGTTTAAAGGTGGCTGAGCCAATTCGAATTCATGAAATAAATTTTGCTGTAGAGGATATTCGTGAAGTTGCCTGCATTGCAAGTCAAGGCGAATTGCCATTGCTGAGTATTCAAGGACGAAAATCAACAAGCGTTGATCTGGTTGGAAAAAATGAACAGTTTGCCAATATTGATTATTCATCAGATGGAAATCGATTATTTTTTGGAAAGTATATTGATTTTGATAATTTAAAATTCATGAACTTAAGGGAACTTAGTGGCTGGTGAGGAATTGAAACCTAATATTGAGCCCAAGCCAGCCGTCGTGAAGGTATTTAATTGTCCCTCTTGCGGTGCAGGTGTCGTGCTCCGGGCAGCGGGCCAATCGGTTACGGCGGTCTGTAGTTCTTGTGCAGCGATTATTGATTCTTCAAGCGAAAATTATAAAGTCATCGAAAAAACTTCAAAAAAAGGTATTAGAGATCAGATCATTCCACTGGGGCAAAGAGGAAAACTTCGAGGAGTTTTGTGGGAAGTTATTGGTTATGTTGAAAGATCTGACGTTTCCTCAGATTATACTTGGAGTGAGTATTTACTTTTCAATCCTATGAAGGGATTTCGTTGGCTTACTGAATTTGATGGTCATTGGAATTATGTTATCACCACAAAATCTCAACCAGAAGTTGATTCCACCGTTGAAAATAGACAGCTAGCAAAACTTTACAACAAACGCTATCAGTTATTTCATAAGGGCTTAGCTAAGGTTATTTATGTTATTGGTGAATTTTATTGGCAAGTAAAGCAAGGTGAGGAGGTAGAGGTTGAAGACTACGTTTCTCCCCCAGAGATTTTATCATCAGAAAAAAGCAGCAATGAAATTGTTTGGTCTCTTGGAGAGTATCTTGATGCGAACGAGATCAAATCTGCGTTTCAAATAATGGTGTCGATGCCACTTCAATCCGGAGTCGCTCCAAATCAGCCATCAACAGTAATTGAGACGTCAAAATATACCAGCAAATACTGGGGAATTTTTTTAGGTATCCTCATGTTGATTCAATTTGGATCAATGGTTCTTTCAAAAAATAAAACGGTCTATTCTGGTCAATTCACATACAGTTCAACGGATACTGAAAAATTAAAAGTGACACCTCCTTTTGAGTTAAGTCAAAGAATGTCAAATCTGGAAGTAACCTTTTCAGCGCCAGTACAAAATAATTGGATTGAGATACAGGGTGATTTGGTGAATGATGAAAATGGTGAAACCGAAGAATTTGAGCAGGGAGTGGAATACTATTCTGGCTACGACAGTGATGGCTCCTGGAGTGAGGGGAGCCAGAGTTCATCATTGATTTTATCTTCAGTGCCAGCTGGAAAATACCATTTTAATATAGGAATAAATTCAACAAATGGCATTTCTAAAATCCCACTAAATGTTATTGTAAAACAAGATGTCATCACTTGGTCGAATTTTCTTTTGGCTGTAATTCTTATTTCTTTCTTTCCGTTCTTTACCTTTTGGCGAAATCGGAGTTTTGAAATGAACCGATGGGCCCAGAGTGACTTTTCTCCCTACTATCAAAATAAATGGGGAAACTACATTCAAAATAGCGAGGATGACCAGTGAAATTTTTTTTTATTGTTTATGGGACAGGAATCTGTTTGTTTTTTTCCTATGCTACTTATTCAGGCTGGACCGTGGTTGATTCCATAAAGTCTGGCAAATGGGGTCCACGTGGACATAACGTATATCATAAATAATTACAGGAGGATTAAATGGTTGAACCATTACAGCAACTCATCAACATCAAATATATTGTCGCGGCACTTGTTTTCTCAGCTATTGGGATTTTTGTTTTGTCAGTTTCCTTTGTCCTTTTTGACAAACTAACCCCAGGAAATCTTTGGAAGGAAATTGTTGAAGAGCACAATATCGCTTTGGCAATCGTAACGGCGGCAATGACTCTTGCAATCGCACAGATTATTGCCGCTGCTATTCATAGTTAGATTTTAAGCCATGTCTTATTTGCTACTATTCTCTGTTTTTGTTATTGCCACTTGTGGTCTGGTCTATGAGCTCATAGCTGGCGCCCTGGCTTCCTATTTGCTTGGTGATTCTGTCACTCAGTTTTCTACCATCATAGGAGTCTATCTTTTTTCAATGGGGATTGGCTCGTTTTTATCTAAGTATATTGATAAGAACCTTATTGGAAAATTTGTACAAGTAGAATTATTGATAGGAGTTGTAGGTGGATTTTCGGGGGCAATTCTGTTTATATCTTTTGAGTACATCACGTCGTTCAGAATTTTACTCTACGGGATGGTGTCGATAACGGGAATTCTCGTTGGCTTCGAAATTCCTATTCTTATGAGAATCATGCAAGCTCATTTTGAATTCAAAGACCTTGTATCCAAAGTTTTCACTTTTGATTATGTGGGAGCCCTTTTAGCCTCTCTACTTTTTCCACTTTATTTAGTACCTCATCTTGGTCTTGTAAGGTCAGCATTTTTGTTCGGCATATTTAATATTTTGGTGGCGATTTGGACACTTTATCTTTTTAAAGACGAAATTCCATGGGTGCGACTTCTCAAAGGTTCAGCCTTGATAGCGCTCATCAGCTTGGTGCTTGGATTTATCTATTCTGAGCGTATTGTTAGTTTTTCTGAGGCGGCAAGTTATCAAGACAAAGTCATCTACTCAAAGACTTCTAGGTATCAAAGAATTGTATTAACAAAGTCCGATGATGATTTTCGATTGTTCTTAAATGGCAATCTTCAGTTTAGCTCAAAAGATGAGTATCGGTATCATGAGGCTTTAGTTCATATGGGGCTTGCTTCTTTGCCCGAGCCTAAAAAAGTATTGGTCCTTGGTGGAGGTGATGGCCTGGCGGTTAGGGAAATTTTAAAATACCCTTCCGTTGAAGAAATTAGTTTGGTTGATTTAGACGCAGAGATGACCGACTTGTTTAAGAGGAATGAGGCGCTTACAAAGTTAAATCTCAACTCTATTAATTCTCCGAAAGTGAAAGTCATTAATGACGACGCCTTTGTTTGGTTAAAAAATAACACGCAAAAATTTGACTTCATTGCTGTCGACTTTCCAGATCCCAGTAACTTTTCGGTGGGTAAACTTTACACTAATTCATTTTATAGACTTTTAAAGTCAGCGCTGTCTGATTTTGGAGTTGGAGTGATTCAAAGCACTTCGCCTTATGTAGCTAAAAAATCATTTTGGTGTGTCGACAACACTCTTAAGTCAGTTGGATTTAAAACAACACCTTATCATGTGTATGTTCCTGCCTTCGGTGATTGGGGTTATATACTGATTTCAAATCATGAGTTTAAGATGCCAGATAAATTTCCGGAAGATCTTAGGTTTTTAAATTTGGAGGTAGCAAAGACTCTTTTGATTTTTCCTCAGGATATGGTTGCGGTTTCACATGATATAAATAAGCTCAATAATCAAATCTTAGTTCGGTATTTCGAAGAGGAATGGGCCAGTTATGCCCACTAAATTTTATGACCTATCTGGAAGTGGTGCGCTAAGAAGCGCGAGAAACCTTTCGCGAAGAAACTTTATCAAGGTGATGGGTTTCAGTTTGACAACGATGATAACTGGTTTTTGGAGTTATTTTCGTTTTTTTAAATCGAATAAGTATTTTTTTTCAGGTTCCTTAGTAGGGGCAAATTCAAAAACTGGACATCTTTTACAGTCAGGAGTGAAAGCCATCCCAACAGAAACGAAGACTCTGGATACGGTGATTGTGGGTGGTGGTATCTCGGGGTTATCAGCTGCTTGGTGGTTTAAAAAGAACAACTTTAAAGACTTCGTTCTTTTTGAAATGGATTCCGATGTTGGTGGGAATTCAATGAGTGGTTCGAATTCGATTAGTAAATATCCTTGGGGAGCCCATTATGTGCCTTTGCCTGGGCCAGAGGCGCATTATGTTCGCGAGTTTTTTGAGGAGATAGGAATTATTCAGGGATATCAGAAAGGTCTTCCTATTTTTAATGAGTATTATTTATGCTCGGATGCTCAGGAGCGATTGTTTTTTCAAGGCGAGTGGCAGGAGGGTCTTGTTCCTCAACATGGAATTCAACACGATGATAAAAGGCAGTATGATGAGTTTTTTACTTTTATCGAGTCCTTGAAAAAGAAAAAAGGGGTTGATAAAAAATATGTTTTTAGCATTCCTTTAGATTCGAGTTCTCAAGATCCTGAATATTTAAAGTTAGATCTCATTTCCATGTCTGAATTCATGAGAGAGAAAGGTTGGAATTCTTCCTATCTTAATTGGTATGTGAATTATTGTTGTCGTGATGACTATGGAAGGCCTCACAACAAAGTTTCAGCTTGGGCGGGCCTTCATTATTTTGCCTCCCGTGCAGGAGTTGGGGCAAATGCAGACGCTCAATCTGTTTTGACTTGGCCTGAGGGGAATGGGTTTTTAGTTTCAAAATTTAAAGAAATTATTGGTGATCACATTCGAAGAAACTCCCTGGTGTTTTCTATCGAGTGTTTGTCACAGGGCTACTCCGTTGATGTTTTGAATACTCAGGATAATTCTTGTACGCGTTATTTTGTCAAGAATGTTATTTTTTGTGGGCCACGATTTACTGCAAATAAAATAATTAAAGATTATTCAAGTGATAGAACTCTTGAATATGCTCCATGGGCGATAGCCAATATGACTATAAAAGAATTTCCGTTGTCCCAAGGGGCGCCGTTGTCGTGGGATAATGTCAGCTTTTATAGTAAGTCCTTGGGATACATCGTAGCAAATCACCAGGATTTAAAATTTAATCGCAAAGAAAAGGTCATTACCTATTATTTGCCTCTTGATGAAAAACCGCCAAAAGAAGAGCGGATAGCCGCCTATCAAAAAAGCTACCAAGACTGGTTAGATATAATTATTCCTGATCTTGAAAAAATGCATCCAGGAATTTCAAGGACTGTTTTAAACGTGGATGTTTGGATTTGGGGACACGGAATGGTGAGTCCTGGAATTAACTATTTATGGAGCCCAAAAAGAAAAGATTTTTTGAAGCCTTTTAAAGGAATTGAATTCGCTCATTCTGATATGAGTGGTATTTCCATCTTCGAAGAGGCCCAGTACCGAGGGGTTGAAGCTGCAAAAAGAATTTTAAGCAAGCTCATTTGAGCAGCGAGTTCAGAACTGGTGGCTTATTTCAAAAAACTCTGATAAAACTATCCATAATGATTAGATTTCAAAATTCATTTTATTGGAAAGCGATTTTTTTTCTCTCGGGGTGCTCGTCTTTAATTTATCAAGTTACTTTTACTAAGTTTTTCATTCCTGTAATGGGTTTGAGTTTACCTGCCATGACTGTTGTTGTGAGTTCTTTTTTTAGCGGAATGGCCATCGGGAGTTTGTTGGTACCTAGGTTGATAAAATGGAATAGGTGTACCCCCATTTTCTATGCACTTATAGAAATAGCCATTGGATTACTATCTGTATTAGTTGTTTATGCAAAACCCTTGTTGTTTAGTCTTTATAGGCTCTATTCCGATGATATATTTGCAAGTACTTATCAAGTTTTTTTTCAGTTTTTATTATCATTCTTATTTCTTTTGCCATCAACATTGATGATGGGGCTTTCTTTTCCTATATGTACAGAGTTATTCTCTATGAAATATAAAAATAATATCAAAGCGAATAAGATAGGCATTGCCTATTTTTTACATTTACTGGGGGCCTCAGTAGGGTGTTTCCTATGTGGGTTTTATTTAATTGAAAACTTAGGATTAAAAAATACTTTTTTCTTTACGGCGGGAATAAATATTTTAACGGCTGTATTAATATTATTTCATTTCCAAAAATCAAAGATCTCGTTGCCGCAAAAAAGTGTCATTTCGAATGGTAGGTCCAACAAGCTGCTATTTTTTTATTTTTTCCTCGGTGTGTTGGTCATGTCCGTCGAAGTTGTTTGGTTCCGCCTTTTTGTTTTTTATATCGGTGGAGCTGTTTATTCATTTTCTATAATTTTAACGGTTATATTATTAGGGAATGCCATAGGAAGTTATTTGTTCGGTGAGGTTTTTACTAAAGTGTTTAGACGTTGGCGTTGGAAAAACTATGAAATAGCTTCCCTTTTGACGGCCAAATTAGCTCTCTTTATTTTAATTTCATTTTATTTTTTAACCTCGATTGATTTTAAATTGTTGGGAAAACTCTTTCCTTATTCAAGTGACTTAGTATTAAGTTTTGTTTTTAGTTGTTTTCTTGTTGTTCCTTGTACCATTTTTCTTGGAGGAATATTTGCTTTTCTTAATCGGGAACTCGAAGAGGGCGGTTTATCTATGGGTGAGTCTTCGGGATTACTTTTTGCTGTAAATAGCTTTGGTTCAGTTGTGGGAACGATTTTGACGACATTTTTTCTTTTGGATTATTTAGGATTGCAAAAAATAGTCATTTACATGTCCTTGGGAATTTTTCTATTAAGTTTTATGTTGAGCTATAATTCTTCTGTTTCGATAAGAAGAATAAAAATAGTTCAATTTTTATTCTTAGTAGGAGTTATTTTACTTATTCCCCACAATGTGATTCAAAGTATTTTTTCTAAACAACTAGGGGAATTGGTTTTTTATAAAGAGACGGCAAGGGATATTGTTGCAGTTCATAAATTTCGTCAGACAGAAGATTTACGGCTGGCATTTAATGATGGACGCGGAACCTGTGGCACAATACCCCAAGAGAATGAAGTGGCAAGACTGTTGGCACATTCTTCAATGGCCATGAATCCACGAGCGAAAGATATTTTGGTAATTAGTTTTGGATGTGGTAATACGGCAAGTGCTTTTGCCGTTCATCCCATTATTTCATTAGATATCGTGGATGTGAGTCAGTCAGTTCGTGAAGCTGCACCTTTTTTTTGGACAAACAAAAATGTCATTAACGATGCTCGATTAAAATTTTATGTGGAAGACGGAAGAAACTTTCTTTTAAGAACTAAAAAGAAATACGATATCATTCAACTAGAGTTGCCAAATTTATTGATGGACGGAACCGTTTTTTTATACACAAAAGAATTTTATCAATTAGTTCGAGAAAGATTAAAAGACAAGGGTGTTATCTCGCAATGGATTAACGCTGCTAAAACTGGACGGGACGCCTCATTATCGCTCATTCATACCCTAGCAAATGAGTTTCCAAATGCCATTTTGTTTGAACGGCATTGGGCTTGGTGGGTGAATGCCACTCTGAATGAAAATCAAGAACTTTTTCCCAGCGAGGGAAAGTTGTATTTTGAAGAGCCTAAAATACGCAATGATTTATTGAGCATTGGTTCTTCTTACCAAGATATGCATAAGTTCGTATTAGCAAATCGCGATGAAATCGAAAAAATCACCAAAAATTCACCTTTGGTTACTGATGACCTTACCTTGGTTGATTTCACTGCTTCTAAATTTTGGTCAGAAACAATATTCCACCAGCGACCTCAAAATAAAACACCTGGGTTTTTCAAATAGTTTTCATAATCACTAGTTTTCAAACTCAAGACTTATTCCCTTAAGACCCCAGAAAGTTCAAGTGAACTTTCTGGGTAGGTTGGTCCGCTAAAAGTATCGGAGGGCTCTTTCAGCTAAACTACAATAAGAAACACTTAAATTAAAATATATTTATTATTCTACTGTTGAACTAACCAATTAATTTCAAGGCATTTCCAGGTATTTGATTAGCCTGAGCCAATGTAGATACCGAAGCTTGAAGTAAAATATTATTTCTTGTCAACTCGCTGCTTGCCTGAGCCACATCAGTATCACGAATCCGTGAATTCGCAGCTGATAAATTTTCACGCATGGTTTGAGTGTTATCAAAAGTTGTTTGTAAACGGTTTTGGATGGCACCAAGGTTCGCTCTGAATCCATTCACCGTAGATTGGGCCTCGTCAAGAACAGAGAGTGACTCTTGAGCTCCCTCTTTTGAAGAAAAATCAAAGCCATCAATACCTAAATTGGAAGCGGTAGCATCTGACATACTAGAGTCAAATTTAATCCTATCAGAATCAGGGTCATTGTTGATGCCCACTTGAAACTCATACATTTTGCCATTTCCATTGATTAATTCTTGATTTCCAAATTTAGTTGTTTGCGCTATTCTTTGCACTTCTTGTTTTAACTGTTGTACTTCCTTATCAAGTAAGTTTCTTTCTTTATCTGATACAGAATCAGAAGCCGATTGAATTCCTAGCTCTCTCATTCTTGTGAGAATATTTGATATTTCACCAAGACCACCTTCAGCTGTTTGAATTAAGGAAATGCCATCATTAGAATTCCTTCCAGCTTGGTCGATACTTCGGATATTTGATTTTAAGTTTTCACTTATCGCCAACCCTGCGGCATCATCTGATGACTTCGTAATTCTGGATCCCGAAGCTAACTGAGTAAATGACTTTTGTATCTCTCTTTGCGAGTTTGTCATCGACTTTTGAGCGCTTAAAGACGCTACGTTTGTTGAAATTCTCATTCCCATGGAAGACCTCCTGATAGTTGCTCCATTTTAGGAGCGGTTAAGGCCCAGCTTTATAACCTACATAAAGACAGGGCCAGTTTGAACACGTTGGCACGACTCGACCTTGGTACGGCTCTTGGGATTTCATCGAATTCTTTTTTCGCAGTCACTCGAGAAAAGTTTTCTCCATCCTTTGGGCTTAGCACTTTAGTCAGTGTTGAACCATTTGATAATTCCTTCGGCCAGGTCTTGAAAGGCTTTAGTCCTGCGAGTGAAATCTAGACCTTAGTCAATTGCAAACTAGACTTTGATCTGTGAAAAGGACGACTATGGTCCGTGAAAAACTCGACCAAGATCTAGAGATTTTGCAAATGTGAAGTGAAATTTTTGTATTGAGATAAGAAACGAAAGGTTTTTATCTACTGATCTATGGTCAAGTCTAAGTCTGGTAGGGTTTTGATGGAGTTGGATTTCTATATTTTGATGGTCTGTCATTATATTTCCAGTTTTAATGCATGCAAATCAAGAGTGCATAAAGTCTTACGAAGATAGCTATGTAAAGAGCCTTAAAAATCTCACCTTTTTAGCCAAGTCTGATAGAGCTGATTTGTTATTAGCTATGAAAAATAAGGATAGAAAAGCGCCAACTAAGAATCCTTTCATTTTTGAAAATCCTTTACTACGTGAAAAAATTCAAAGAATAGAAGCGTCCTTCCAAAATGCTACAGAAGAGAACTTAAGGCGACAAAAATTACAGAGACAAGAATCATTTGTTGTTGATACTAAAGTCACTTATCAAAATGTTAACTGGCAAGCATTCGGTGGCAAATTTCTTATT
Coding sequences:
- a CDS encoding DUF4178 domain-containing protein, with amino-acid sequence MKLSCPACGAEIVFKSRSSTFGVCSFCNSTLVRHDKDIESLGKMSEMPQDLSPLKLGTTGVFEKSNFEIVGRQRIGWENGAWNEWYLHFDNGKEGWLAEAQGFYMVSFQVFEKIKIPDLSSLKVAEPIRIHEINFAVEDIREVACIASQGELPLLSIQGRKSTSVDLVGKNEQFANIDYSSDGNRLFFGKYIDFDNLKFMNLRELSGW
- a CDS encoding DUF4178 domain-containing protein translates to MKPNIEPKPAVVKVFNCPSCGAGVVLRAAGQSVTAVCSSCAAIIDSSSENYKVIEKTSKKGIRDQIIPLGQRGKLRGVLWEVIGYVERSDVSSDYTWSEYLLFNPMKGFRWLTEFDGHWNYVITTKSQPEVDSTVENRQLAKLYNKRYQLFHKGLAKVIYVIGEFYWQVKQGEEVEVEDYVSPPEILSSEKSSNEIVWSLGEYLDANEIKSAFQIMVSMPLQSGVAPNQPSTVIETSKYTSKYWGIFLGILMLIQFGSMVLSKNKTVYSGQFTYSSTDTEKLKVTPPFELSQRMSNLEVTFSAPVQNNWIEIQGDLVNDENGETEEFEQGVEYYSGYDSDGSWSEGSQSSSLILSSVPAGKYHFNIGINSTNGISKIPLNVIVKQDVITWSNFLLAVILISFFPFFTFWRNRSFEMNRWAQSDFSPYYQNKWGNYIQNSEDDQ
- a CDS encoding DUF350 domain-containing protein, which produces MVEPLQQLINIKYIVAALVFSAIGIFVLSVSFVLFDKLTPGNLWKEIVEEHNIALAIVTAAMTLAIAQIIAAAIHS
- a CDS encoding polyamine aminopropyltransferase produces the protein MSYLLLFSVFVIATCGLVYELIAGALASYLLGDSVTQFSTIIGVYLFSMGIGSFLSKYIDKNLIGKFVQVELLIGVVGGFSGAILFISFEYITSFRILLYGMVSITGILVGFEIPILMRIMQAHFEFKDLVSKVFTFDYVGALLASLLFPLYLVPHLGLVRSAFLFGIFNILVAIWTLYLFKDEIPWVRLLKGSALIALISLVLGFIYSERIVSFSEAASYQDKVIYSKTSRYQRIVLTKSDDDFRLFLNGNLQFSSKDEYRYHEALVHMGLASLPEPKKVLVLGGGDGLAVREILKYPSVEEISLVDLDAEMTDLFKRNEALTKLNLNSINSPKVKVINDDAFVWLKNNTQKFDFIAVDFPDPSNFSVGKLYTNSFYRLLKSALSDFGVGVIQSTSPYVAKKSFWCVDNTLKSVGFKTTPYHVYVPAFGDWGYILISNHEFKMPDKFPEDLRFLNLEVAKTLLIFPQDMVAVSHDINKLNNQILVRYFEEEWASYAH
- a CDS encoding NAD(P)/FAD-dependent oxidoreductase, which codes for MPTKFYDLSGSGALRSARNLSRRNFIKVMGFSLTTMITGFWSYFRFFKSNKYFFSGSLVGANSKTGHLLQSGVKAIPTETKTLDTVIVGGGISGLSAAWWFKKNNFKDFVLFEMDSDVGGNSMSGSNSISKYPWGAHYVPLPGPEAHYVREFFEEIGIIQGYQKGLPIFNEYYLCSDAQERLFFQGEWQEGLVPQHGIQHDDKRQYDEFFTFIESLKKKKGVDKKYVFSIPLDSSSQDPEYLKLDLISMSEFMREKGWNSSYLNWYVNYCCRDDYGRPHNKVSAWAGLHYFASRAGVGANADAQSVLTWPEGNGFLVSKFKEIIGDHIRRNSLVFSIECLSQGYSVDVLNTQDNSCTRYFVKNVIFCGPRFTANKIIKDYSSDRTLEYAPWAIANMTIKEFPLSQGAPLSWDNVSFYSKSLGYIVANHQDLKFNRKEKVITYYLPLDEKPPKEERIAAYQKSYQDWLDIIIPDLEKMHPGISRTVLNVDVWIWGHGMVSPGINYLWSPKRKDFLKPFKGIEFAHSDMSGISIFEEAQYRGVEAAKRILSKLI